In Ptychodera flava strain L36383 chromosome 6, AS_Pfla_20210202, whole genome shotgun sequence, the sequence GGAATGGCTACCGTCTGTTATCCAAGATCATTTGGACGCCAAATATACTACCATTACAGTGGCCAGAGACCCCGTGTATTACATGTTTGGTGGTGCAGGGAATATAGTCTTTTACAATCCTGGCGAAAATGACTATCTCGTAATTAAGGTACAGCAATTAAGTCAATAATTGTCGCATATATAACGTTTGTAACTTATACAAACAATACATCACAGATCAAATCAATATAAGCTTGAGCGAATTGTGAAAAATCGCAGCATGCGAGATGAGCTAAATATGCATACCCAGCCTGATATTGACAATGGTCGTTTATGATGCTTTTCTAATCTCTTCCCATCTAGGGCGAAAGACTAGATTGTGGTGCCACAATAAAGGACATAACTATCGAGGTAGGACTTGCCTACTGCACTCCGATTATTTCCCTCTATCGCACACAACTGACATGTACACCGCCATCAAGTGAACCGCCAGTGAGAAGCGAGTACTTGGAGAGCCACGGTTTTCCCCATGTTTTGGTGAGTATCTTGCATGGAAGTCTTGCCTTCGTAAATTGTAATCTAATTGATTGCCTTACGTCCTTGTCGGAACATAGCTTTGAACAGTGCAAGCCTCCAACGCCACTTTTAAACCTTTTACAGAGGAGtctattgtttttttctacatttaAGCTTCTTGAAATAGCCTAGAAGTTTCCCGAAACACTTGCATGCAGATCTTTCCATCTATTATATGGCAAATTGTTATATCTGTAATTTCAGTATGTATGTGCGTggctgcatacatacatacatacatacatacatacatacatacatacatacatacatacatacatacatacatactgtcgATAATTACAGTCaacatttgtgtttaaatttaaattagtTTAAATAGTTTAAACATGAGTAACAGACATTTATGGAACGAGGAAATTAATCAAGAATGTTAATGTcacagtgattttttttgttcataaatatcaaaatatactccATATGAAATGTACAGCCGTGAGAACAGACGAAATGTTAATTATTCCGACATCACTACTCCTGTGGACAAATGTGATGTCGCGTAATCTGAATCTGAAATAAAGCGGGCGGGCATAGAGAGGGGTGAAGTAAACGACAGCCCTGCAATATGAGATTGCATGAAAGTATACACAATTTATGCTCGTCGATATTTTATCAGTATTGGCATGGCTGGCATAACTTTCGATGTGGATTAATTGTACTTTCTCGGCGGAAAGATGTAAATTAGGGAACGGCAATGGAAAGGTGCTCTGAACTAAGAATATGCATAAACCTAAATCTCCTCATGACAAGTATCGATGTAACGTAAGAATGGAATGTCTCACGCTCCCTTGTCGGTGAAATCTGTCACGAATGAAAGCGATCCAGATACGTGTGAGACATTCCTTCTCAGCCAAATTTTGTGTTACTGTTAGACTTGTTTACTCTGGTCAATAACACCCTGAAATGAGTCAACGCTTGATTCTTTTCTTGTAGGTACAAGTCGGGGTCGGCGACAACCGTTACCTAATCGGTTACATTGACTATGAAGATACGAAGTCACCCATCGAGGCCTGGATCATCGCTATCGCCGTCGGTGTCATCGTTCTGGTTCTCTTCGCCGTAGGTGTTGTCATCTACTTCGTTGTGCGCCGCATGAGACGGCCTTTGAAAGGAGTCGGCGGTCAACACGATATATCCGACAAAAGCAAACATGAGACCATGCAGTCTTCTCCCGGGGCCTACCAGAGCGTTTCCTTCGATGGAGGTGCAACTTACTTGCATCTTACCAGCAaaggtatatacatatatatatatatatatatatatatatatatatatatatatatatatatatatatatatatatatatatatatatatatatatatatatatatatatatatatatatatatatatatatatatatatatatatatatatagacaattTCTAATTactttaattatatatatatatatatatatatatatatatatatatatatatgtatatatatatatatatattataacttTAATTACTTACACGTCGTAAGAAGACAAGGTTTTAGAGAAGTTTAGAATGTAATTCAAAATTGATTCATTACAGACACTAGGATCCTGAGATAGAAACTCTCAGCCAATCATAGACGTTTAGTTTATCCAATCAGATTTGGGTATATTTCCCGCTCAAATTACTTTGCTACTTGTCCTGATGTTTTCTCCACCGTTCTTGGTCATGAGATAAGACAGGAACTTGCCACGCTTCTAGGTTAAGCATGTTGGAGAGAGCTCTATAGATTGCTGATGCTTCATAGCATGGCTGGACAAGCCTTGCTACTCTGGTGTTACTAACTCGAACCCACCCCGGGGGATTCTCATCGTCACTTTACTCCCCCACGtttttggtgccgagaccaggatacCCGAGTAAGATGTCGGAACAAGAACACAACCCTCCACCAGATAGACAAAACAACGAGGACCAGACAGCCACAGCGTTATTGAAAGTGAAGAGATCACGTCGCAGTCAACGTGCATAAGTGACCCGACTATTCAACCGGCCTGCCGCTCTCATGAAAAGGTTTGGAGACGTTGATACCGACCAAGTGACTACACTCGACACGCTGGAAGCGCTGAACGATCAACTTTCAAATAAGATCCCTCTACTCGCCGACCTCAATATCAAAATCCTCGATCTGACAGACGAAGATCACTTTGACGAAGAAAATGAAGCTTCAGGCGATTATCAAGCGGAAATCTACGAACGCAACCACGGCATTGCAAcatttgtgaagaaaaacagACCAGAGACGCAAACACCAAACGATTTGATCACAACGCAGAATGGCAACACATCGTCTCTCGGTAACACGCAACGTAAAACAGTCGCTCTACCGAAGCTCCAGCTACAAACGTTCTCAGGTAATGTACTACAATGGTCGACTTTCTTCTACGCTTTCAAGTCCTCAGTTCACTCGGACACTAGTCTGGGCAACATACAGAAGTTTACCTATCTGCGAAGCATGCTCAAAGACGAGGCAGCGAGAACAATCAGTGGATTGTCACTTACCGACGCTAACTACTCTCACGCGATTGACCTATTAAAAGAACGATACAGACAATCTCATCTCATAGTTGATGCCCATATGACAGCGTTGTGGAACCTGCAGAAACCCACAAACAACGctcaaagtttgagaaatttcTACGACTCAATTGAAAGTCACGTTCGCGGTCTGCAGTCGTTAGGCAAGGAGGAACGCACTTGCGGCGAACTTTTAGTTCCATTAGCGATCTTTCACTAAACGAACGTGGAAGACGGACGAGAACGTCGTGTTACCAAGCATGCCATTGGTCCACTTTCGTCACATTTGCATGTCTCGTCGCAAATTCTGCAACCCGGTTGGACAGTAGCCTAATTGATTAGTAGCCGACGAGGACTCGTCCGTTCCTTTCGTCGTCTCTcgtctcattataatattcGGGCACTGCTTTGTGTCACGGACAAGTCAATTGACAGAAATAGTTGCAAAAAGGATCCGTTCATTGATGCGGTCGACAGGAGGGGATAAATTGTCATGTTATGGTTATATATTGGAACCTTGGCGGATTGGCGGTGAGATTTTTAGATGATAGGGTTCACATCGTGAGTAGCACGACGTCCACAGGCCAGGAGGTAAACAATTCATTTTCACTAAGATAAAAATACCTATTACATACACAATATACGGTGATAGTAGCGATGTTTTTAATTCACTTATATATTAGTAACCAGGCAAAAAGAACCAAATAGACAATTGACAATGTTGCGGGATTTTCCCTAGCGAAGTCTTCGCACTAAGCTAGTGTAGCGCTGGGGGAGAAAGGCATACACATCGGCAACTACAGGCATGAACCAACAAGGTTGGCGGTACAGatattttgttgcctttataggtCTTGAAATATGCAATCACGTGCTCCACGTTAATGCGACACCGATAAATTCAATATTGAATATTATGCGATCCATTCGATTCTCGCCAACAAGCTGACTCGCTGGAAACTGTCAGAAGAGGATACTTGTTCATGTATCCATGATCAGCTAATAAATATGTATCATTCGGATTATCCAATTCCAATTCAGAGCCGATGCCAGGCAGCAACTGAAATTGTCCGTTGTCATTTAAATGGCCCCAAAATCCAGACTGTACATATATTATTATCCCCCTGTTGTCACAAATTAATTGGGTGCTCATCGCATGACACGAGAATGTCCGCAATTGGTTCCGCAACAATTGTTGCGGAACCAATTGCAATTAAACAAATGTTGCAATTGGCAACATACCCTAAATGGTACATATTGCGTTTGGAAAAAATTCCCAGTGTGCTCGGAGAGTTCAATATCCTCCCTTGAAGGCCATCTCACCATTCCTCTGAAATAGTGCCACAACAAGGGTACCAAATGGGTAATTTCTCTGGAAACGGTTGATATGCTAACTTGAAACCATGATGCCAGTGTATCTTCATTTAGGTACTCTCTTAACCAGATCAGTACCGGAAAGATTCGATTTCTTGGTGTCATCGCTCGACGCTCAGAACAGTTTAACCTTGGATACAGATCGGTTAAAATCTGATTCAAAGACTTCTCAGTTTCGCCAGTTTGCATCCAGAACAGTGCAATGAAGAAATACAtcttatttcttttttaaatttgatttaaaacaagTGATAGATATGCAACGTAATTTTCCGAGACTAAAGGCGCCGAAAATGTATCAAGGGACGACTCGAGTTAAACTGGTTGCGCAGCCTACAATACTTGTAACGTCCACATGCTTTCATATTGACAAATCCCTAGAATTACAGGAACACGATGGACAGGTGTGCATTTATATCGACACTCACTCACAGTCCTGGTGGATGGACGAGCCATCCACCTGTCATACGCGAAGCTATTCTCTGATTGGAAGGCATGAATCAAGCGCTACCGTGGCGGCAACACACAGCAGCGTCtgaatattataatgagacgAGAGACGATGAAAGGAACGGACGAGTTCTCGTCGGCTACTAATTAATTAGGCTACTGTCCAACCAGGTTGCAGAATTTGTGACGAGACATGCAAATGTAACGAAAGCGGACCAATGGCATGCGTGGAAACACGACGTTCTCGTCCGTCTTCCACGTTCATTTAGTGAAAGATCGCTATTGATACGAGAAAAATTACCTCCAAACATCCGAAAGCAGATAGCAAGAGACCATGGTAATTCTGCATGGACACTGTCGGAACTACGGCAAGCAATTCTACACGAGATAAATGCGCTCCAAGCCGGTAACCCATAGATGAGATGTCAATAACGGACGGTTCGAGCCCACCAGAAATCACCGCTGCGTTTCACACAACCGTGCAATCGCCGAACCGACAAAAGTCACGCACCGCTCCCAAAACCTGCCCGTTTTGCAAGGGATCACACTTCGCCTCAAACTGCTCCGTGATCACAGATACTCGTCAGAGACTAGACATTATTAAGAAGGACAGACTGTGCTTCAATTGTTTCGGAAGACATCGAGTTTCCGAATGAAAGTCGCGATATTCTTGCAAGAAATGTAAGAAACGACATCACACTGAGCTACACCGTGatgatgttgccatggcaacaagtACCACTGTGGACGGTAAAGAGACGCGCCCAACCTCAACTCCTGAGGTTACAGTAACATTTACCAAAGCTGACTCGCTCCCAAACAAGAAAGTGAACACTGGACCCGTGCTACTAAAGACTGCGTTTGTACCGATCTCTGCACACTGTCACAACAGAATTCCCATTCGCgctgttattttgtttgatgaaggaGCAAACCAAACATTCGTCTCTGAGAAATTCGCGCGTCAAGTTTCCTCGAAAGTTACGCGTCGCGAACAAATCAAGTTGTCAACATTCGGCGACAAAACTTCAAATGTGCGTACCATGGCATTCACCGAACTAACTGCTCAAGAACTGAACGGGAATACTTCAACCATTGACGCGATGATTATTCCAGAGATATCGTCGGACTTAACTAATCACATTTCGCAGGAAGTTCATAACATGAGAAAGGACTGATGCCTTTCGCACATCCAGTCTCACGTGACAAGTCATGGCCGATTTATGTTTTTATCGGAGCCGACCAGTATTAGAATTTCGTTGGTTCCCACGTTGTTTCAGGTATGTCTGGCCCAACTGCTGTATTGTCCAAGTTTGGATATTTACTCTCCGGACCAACCGGAATGCCTCGTAAAGGTTATTCTAATGTGCGTACGTTACATGAAATATCTATGACCGAGAACTCTTTTGACATGCTTAATGAAGGAGATCGCACAGCCGAAGACAACCCTGCTGACCTATTGACCAGAGGTATTACCTACGAAAACCTGGAACATTCTAACTCTAATGGGCCATTATGGCTGAAAGCAAGTGATTGGCCACGTTCTGTATTCGATGCAAATGTAATGCATTCTGTGATTGAGCCAAGTGAAACTGACATGATACAACCACAGCTGAACGAGGCCAGTAACTCAACTACTGAGAACAGGGAAATACTCGTTCCTCCAAGAGAAACAATGGTTGATGGCGAACCGGAAGTCACCGATCCAAATGATCATGGGATCCACAGCATAGTAGATATCTCCAGATTCAACAGCTTGGATAAGTTGTTGCGAGTAACAAGCTATTTCCTCAGATTCATCGCCCGGATGAAGAAATCCACCGATGTTAAGACTGGAAGAATTACCCCGATGAACTgaaccacagagaaacatggcagagtcgcaacgggtattgtttaaggcgtgaagcggctacgtaacccatccatgttcgcctcgcctcaggttgctctcgcctctcttttctgaagagtgccgaccatgcatccttcggtaattttcggattttcgccaattgttaagcgaaattatgttcggcaaagtttgtgttgttgctgtcgtgtggtgctgagcggaattgacatGCTGGCGAAaaggggagtgttttgagcttcaggaaagtgagttttaccgttttaaaaattcctctcatatttttatgaatatatgagtgtgtttgaaccaaatttgaaagtcttttatcgatactgtctggttttactcaatggtttacagtcagtcataccgtcttttacacgtgcgtcaaggaaggacatgtttatgaaactgctggcgtgttatgttttgattggcgtgaagcagtgtttcttgcctgagagctcacaaagtaactatggttgctacgcgactggcagtacgatgccatctaatctcgtgtaattaacaaccacaaacaaagccttcaaaaattttaacacctttgaagctcatttcgatatgaaaagccaatagtctaccgagacgaccatggaacaaaaggcatgcaagcgttgcgactctgtctatgtttctctgtgactGAACCGAGCTGAAAATATGTGGGTCAAGCATGTCCAACGTCAGCAATATGGGGACACAATACAGTCGGTGAAATTGAATTTGAGCAAGTGTGCCCAATCATGGGACAACTAGACTTGTTTGTCGATGATGATGACGTACTCCGTTGTGGAAGCAGGATTCATAACGCGCACCTCGATTTCGTCACAAAGTTTACCGCTTTGATACCGTCGCATCTCAAACTAACAAACTTGATCGTACGGAAAGCACATGAACTGATGCTTCACGAGGGAGTCCAGTCAACTGTGACTCAAATAAGACAGAGATACTAGATCCCTAAGATACGGATCATCGTTCGTAGTGTACTACGAGGCTGTGTTATCTGCACAAAAGGGAGGATGACGTCATTCCTAGACGACCGATGAGAGACTCTGCTGTAGCTGCTCGAATATGAATAGCGGACCTTATTTGACTCAGACAATTTACACGATTTGCATGCATTCTTTATTCCATCGTGTGTGTTCAAAGTCGTAATATGCTTTTGTGGATTAGAGCAACGTTTCTAAATTCTATAGTGTAATGGACATATTAGTGGACCTTTATACGCGTTAACTTGCGTGTTTTCTGAGATTCTCTGTTCATGGTGTTTAcgtattttcctttttttcgtGCGGCGGAGAATTTAGTATCACTTAAACCGAAAAGAATAGAAATGGGAAATTTCTTGGTGGGATAGAGCGatatatatttcttttatcTCACATTTCTTGCCACTCTATGACTTTTTGGTTCTTTTGTACGATAAACTAAGGTTACACTTATAAGCTTATCAAAACGTAAAATATGCGTTTCGACAAACATGCTTCAAACTTCATCCAAAGAACGTTCAATCGAAATTGTGAAAGTATTCAAACAAACGATCCTGTTTCACGTCCGTATTAAACTAATATGTTTTAGTTTTAATTTCTCTATCCGAAAAAATATGATTGATATCCTGATATATTCTTAGATACGTACTTTCTGAATGACTCTTCAGACGACTTATAAGACCGGGCACatcatgtatttgtttgtttgttttacttcGGCGAAGACAAGGGGACGCTGATGGACAAGCTGGATGAGGAAACTCGTATACAGATACAAGATGTGCTGATCGAACGTAGCAGAATTCAACTGAGCAGCGGTGAAGTCCTCGGCAAAGGTAGATTTAAATCGGCTTCTTCTTTATTACCAACACTGTGTCGCGGAAATGCACCTTTCCATGGAACCATATTTACCTGCAACATCGCTAATGGTTCAATGTGCCAGCAGTAGCAAACGTTTGGAGTTAATGTTGGttgatttatttgtaaattgCCGATTCAGATACACTGTCTTCTCCCTTTTCAGGAGAATTCGGAAGAGTGCTGCTTGGTGATCTTTCAGATGAAGATGGCAAACAAAGCAACAAAGTTGCCGTGAAATCGTTGAAAAGTGGGTgtattttatgttgtattttccagtattttttctgtttatagATTTCGGCTTCTTCTTTCACTAGTATTCCCGAAATCATTTCGAAGTGCGATTGTTTATCAAGTCAACCCATCTGTATGCATGAAACGTCCTATATTATTTTAGAGTACTGAATTAGTTTTGACTGGAGTTTATAATGTCAACAATTGCATGCGTTAAGCAGTCGTCAAGGCTATAttctgtatttcaacatactgtatCGAAAGCAAGAAAGCGAATTTAAGTAAGTGCATTATTCAATTACgtaatgaaaattttatcaaaagatACGGCTATTCTTATTGTAAGGACTTGCCGTTGAGTTCATGATATCAAACCGCTAAACTGGATTTGCCAGCATAAGGCATGCTGAGCTCCGCATtgtgttgttgattttgttgaACACTCGCGAGGCTACTTTTCAATTAATAATAAACCTAAGTATCGATTGAAATATATAAACTGACGTGTAGAGAATGGATTCTCCGTATGTGACCTCATCACGTAACAGTAATGTTAGTGAGGGTATGCCGTAGTATGTGTCTGTTGAATACAGACCATCCTTCCCTCCCCGGTTCtaaaattattataaattgCGTCAACTGAGAGAAGTTAGAGATAATATGAGCTTGATTTGTATTAGTGTAGAACGCACCgaggggacagaaattcgggctttaaaacttcataaattctcttctgattttattttaaggCTCTCGATGGAAGAAAGGTTTTaaacgtcttagtttttcgaaagtcgaaaattttattttccctttaGAGTTAatacaaggatggcggccattttgaattgcaaatattggtaaatcataggtaatttgtctctctaggacgaaattttgcactgtgacccctgatttttagtcTTCCTTTGGTAAGAGactggtcgaaagtttcattgaggaaagtttgaggacaagtttaagtctttcactttcgaggcgcatacaaccttgaGTGCTTTGCAGCTCTTCTGGTCAATTTGTCCCTAGAAATCGCTAACGATATAACGGAGAATACGAGTAGTACAGAATCGATCATTTGTTATCATTATTTAGCGCTGGTTTTTGTTTTCGCTGTTTCAGTAcctgttttatttgcattgataATCCGAGCATTAATCTTTCACAGAATACACTGACATAGACGATGTGCGTAAATTTCTGGAAGAGGGAATAATGATGAAGGATTTCAAACACCCCAACGTCTTAAGTCTGATCGGAGTTTGCATCGACGACGACTGTCCCATGATTGTACTTCCCTACATGAAACATGGCGACCTGAAATCATTCATAGAGAAACCAGAAAGGGTGAGTTGCAAGATGGCTGAATTCTATCATTGGTCGAAGTATAACAGGAGTACAATTTATAGGCCGGTATTAATCAGCATCCTCACAACACGTGCAAGAAAACATTATACGGTTTATTGCAAGGTCTGCCGTACATTGAAGGCGATTTGTGATCATCATGGCTCCTGTCCTATTTTACCTTTTGCACTTGCAGGAACTCACCGTAGGCAAAATTGTGACGTTTTCACTACAAATTGCTCAAGGTATGGCATATTTGTCGACTTTGAAATTCGTACATCGTGACCTGGCTGCTAGAAATTGTATGTAAGTATTAAATAAAGTTACTGCGTTTGGTTTTTCACTAACTCTGTTTACTTAGCAAATTCAATATTCAAACGTGtgtcaatattcctgtcaaaaGTGTTTCATCATTTCGTGCAGTTTATAACGTGAATTACATGTGATTCTATGTGAAATTCTTAAAGGGTTGATGAATCGGAGACTGTGAAAGTGTCGGACTTCGgattgtcacgtgacatttacGAACGGGAATACTACACCAGCGAAGACAAGAAAGCCAAATTACCATTTCGATGGATGCCACTGGAAAGTATTAAGAAGAGTATATTCAACGTGAAAACAGACGTGGTACGTACACCCTGAAGCACGCCTTCATTTGATAGCTTTCGCTAAATCACCCTCTTTCGTTCAGTGATATTCACATTGTGGTGCCGCTGTTCAAAGTGTCAATAATTACCAATATCTAGATATCACCCCAATAATCAGTACCAAATCCCTCGAGGATCCAGAACAAGCTACAGTTGAATGTTGTTTAAAAATCGCAGCATATTTTATACTATTCAAACTATGGAATACCCACTTACCCTTTTTGCAGTGGTCGTACGGTGTGTTGGTGTGGGAACTGTTGACACGAGGAGAGCTCCCCTACTCCAGCATTGATAACTGGGACATACCTAACTACTTGGAAAGAGGAAGAAGACTGCCACAGCCGGCCCACGCCCCGGATGATTTGTGAGTACATGACAGACCACGGGATTTTGATGAAACAGTTGTACTAAATACGCATATAAGTAATTCCATATATGTCTCATTGACATTAACTTCATCAGTCGAGATAACTGAATAATAATTCCTGCTGCTTTGGACAGCACCCAAGTAAGatacaataatgaaaaaagCTAAATTCAATTTAATTCTCGCGAGCACAAGAGTGTGAGTTACGGAGTTACTTTCGAACATTTCGTTTCAGGTATGAATTAATGCTAAAATGTTGGCACAAAGATCCGACAGAAAGGCCGGAATTTGAAACAGTGGTTGGACAGCTCCGATACATGTCAGAGCGAGGCGAAAAAGGATCGGAAGATAGCTACTACTTCCAACCAGTAGAAAGTCCGTATTACATCAGCTTATCCAGCTCTCCGTCATAGAAGACATCTTAATTGCTCTCACATTTTATCGCTTGTAAACTTTTAAGCTTCAGTCTGGAATCATAACGAATCGCTCTAATGAATTATCATATGAAAACCTCACCCAGCTGAAAGACTTTTGTTGTGGAACGCCGTGGATAGTTTATGTTACACACGTCATAATTTTGCGTAGTGTATTAGAGATCAACTTAAACCAACGTAATAGTTATATATAGACACTTGCGATGATGGCGTTTTGATCTCCGATCAGGGTGAGTCATCCTTTTGGAATGAGCGGTATGCTTAACGAGGATGTAAATTGTAACCTTTCTTGTCAAATGATATGACAGCGTTTATTTTATTGTTACAGTTATGCGATATATTAATAATATAGTTTCCATTCTGACCAAAGGTTATGTCGGAACTACAGACGCTAATACAATTTCTATAGTGACTTATTTTTTCCATAAGCATGCAACCAAAGCGATAATAGAGGATGGCACAAAGCGTGTGAATGGATTTAGAGTGTACCATAAGCTTAGTTGAAGAGAGAGCCAATCACCATGTTAAGGAATACGGCGAATTATTCACTAACAtatgaccagatatgaactgaaaatgctcacgtgtatcattatatattgcagttatgtgtaaatttgaacctttgccattgaaagtttattttcaccataatgaacaatattcttccgtgattaactctataggtcattaagtattcaaatatgca encodes:
- the LOC139134426 gene encoding hepatocyte growth factor receptor-like, translated to MDKLDEETRIQIQDVLIERSRIQLSSGEVLGKGEFGRVLLGDLSDEDGKQSNKVAVKSLKKYTDIDDVRKFLEEGIMMKDFKHPNVLSLIGVCIDDDCPMIVLPYMKHGDLKSFIEKPERELTVGKIVTFSLQIAQGMAYLSTLKFVHRDLAARNCMVDESETVKVSDFGLSRDIYEREYYTSEDKKAKLPFRWMPLESIKKSIFNVKTDVWSYGVLVWELLTRGELPYSSIDNWDIPNYLERGRRLPQPAHAPDDLYELMLKCWHKDPTERPEFETVVGQLRYMSERGEKGSEDSYYFQPVESPYYISLSSSPS